The following are encoded in a window of Paenibacillaceae bacterium GAS479 genomic DNA:
- a CDS encoding two-component system, sensor histidine kinase YesM, translated as MIFKSPTLLRFKNYRLSSKLILVYVLLSVVPMSLLGLFSYWQYEKSIEEQIGEYMPRFLMQANANITKHMEDFAELDTLMFNSDNMLAILRQDSYQSRSKLNQDQYDVNNYLARTYLNTGNPDVLGVFLFSKNRFFYSARSKFNGLSAEDALIPYGQDLNLTGKAKIILPSQINLVFEHNEPYVLIMKQMNDVDNRKSLATMLIAVKLSFIDNILREFEQKNTADLWLMNREGEIIFHTDEEKIGDFDTEINRYPILNGSFRKGSGTNAVIVSLSESPDFNWVLAHSIPLKNLTERTDLVMNVTIFVFICFVLMTSVIFIFFAMKITRPIKKLSRLMKEVEMGRFQVDLQINSSDEVGTLARSFNSMVATIHELIETNFDIKIRQKEAELYALQSQINPHFMYNTLETINMAVEDGRSEMVVEMVTLLGRMLRFSVSNKNKYVTIADEVQHISNFLTIQKYRFTDRLLFEIEKKTDIDSYFTPKFILQPVIENAIKYGLETRKVLELKLSISREFGARSGEEDIVFRIRDNGPGIEQERLEEIERMLGSETLVGKDSGFGLGNVNARIMIMLGEQYGLQLHSIYGKGTEVMIRIPVINKGE; from the coding sequence TTACTGGCAATACGAAAAGTCGATTGAAGAGCAAATAGGCGAATATATGCCGCGCTTTTTAATGCAAGCCAATGCCAATATTACAAAGCATATGGAGGACTTTGCAGAGCTAGATACGTTGATGTTCAACTCAGATAACATGTTGGCGATATTGAGGCAAGATTCTTACCAAAGCAGATCAAAGCTGAATCAAGATCAATATGACGTGAACAACTATTTGGCGCGAACCTATTTGAATACGGGGAATCCGGATGTTTTGGGCGTGTTTTTATTCTCTAAAAATCGGTTTTTTTACAGTGCGAGATCCAAATTTAACGGACTGAGCGCGGAAGATGCTTTAATTCCCTACGGGCAGGATCTTAATTTGACGGGCAAGGCCAAAATTATTCTTCCGAGTCAGATTAACCTCGTGTTTGAGCATAACGAACCCTATGTTCTGATCATGAAACAGATGAATGATGTGGATAATCGCAAAAGCTTGGCAACGATGTTGATTGCGGTGAAGCTATCTTTTATCGATAACATCCTGCGCGAGTTTGAACAGAAAAATACGGCGGACCTTTGGCTGATGAATCGTGAGGGCGAGATCATCTTCCATACGGATGAAGAAAAAATTGGAGATTTTGATACTGAAATTAATCGTTATCCCATTTTGAACGGCAGCTTTCGCAAGGGATCAGGCACTAATGCGGTTATTGTCAGCTTAAGCGAATCCCCCGATTTTAATTGGGTGCTGGCTCACAGCATTCCATTGAAAAATTTAACCGAGCGTACGGATCTGGTTATGAACGTGACCATTTTTGTGTTTATTTGCTTCGTTTTAATGACTTCAGTTATTTTTATTTTTTTTGCCATGAAAATAACGCGCCCAATCAAAAAGCTCTCCCGGTTGATGAAAGAGGTAGAGATGGGCAGATTCCAGGTGGATCTTCAGATCAACAGCAGCGACGAGGTCGGGACTCTTGCACGGAGCTTTAATTCCATGGTTGCGACGATTCACGAGCTGATTGAAACGAATTTTGACATTAAAATTAGGCAAAAGGAAGCGGAGTTGTACGCTCTGCAATCCCAGATCAACCCGCATTTTATGTACAACACGCTGGAGACGATCAATATGGCCGTTGAGGACGGCAGATCGGAAATGGTTGTCGAAATGGTTACTTTGCTTGGCAGAATGCTGCGTTTTTCGGTCAGCAACAAAAACAAATATGTAACGATCGCCGATGAGGTGCAGCATATTAGCAACTTTTTGACCATTCAAAAGTATCGTTTTACAGATCGGCTGTTGTTTGAAATTGAGAAAAAAACGGATATAGACTCATACTTTACACCCAAATTTATTTTGCAGCCGGTTATTGAAAACGCCATTAAATACGGTCTGGAAACGCGCAAAGTGCTTGAGCTTAAGTTAAGCATCAGCCGGGAATTTGGCGCGCGTTCAGGAGAAGAAGATATCGTGTTTCGGATTCGGGATAATGGTCCGGGTATTGAACAGGAGCGGCTGGAGGAGATTGAGAGGATGCTTGGATCGGAAACATTGGTCGGCAAAGATTCGGGGTTTGGTCTAGGCAATGTGAATGCACGAATAATGATTATGTTAGGCGAGCAATACGGTTTGCAGCTACACAGCATTTATGGCAAAGGAACAGAGGTCATGATTCGTATTCCTGTGATTAATAAGGGGGAATGA